In a single window of the Pseudogemmatithrix spongiicola genome:
- a CDS encoding peptidase domain-containing ABC transporter, which yields MRTLPRAVRLTQHIAQRLGLDDPGAAWREDLRRLHLPEESAADLAEAIVESGRRCGVAFLRQSYAAAEFRSAMRDVTAPLAIVAQQPTSGVCGAVVDAVDGDVAIARILTTDGIGEQERFGWDALFERLAGSSGVVGVLFPAKVLPEAVLGPSADAADRTPMERLWELLVLEKGNIGLVYAYATLVGLFSLTLPLGVQAIIGLVSGGLFLQPIVILIAFVILGTAATGVLQVLQLSAVERIQQRIFARIALEFSLRVPRVSVEQWLKDDLPERMNRFFEVVTIQKSLGKLLTGATTALLQVLFGLLLLTFYHYYFTFFWIGMVVLLWGVLKLTYPKGLETSLMESKFKYRAVHWLEELARTVASFKAAGRATPALARMDEHVSGYLKYRQKHFKVLVWQALSAVGLKALITGSLLIIGSVLVIQGQITLGQFVAAELVVVTVLAGVEKLVDSLDEVYDLLTAVYKLGGVTDLPLEPVGGLTLPDDGTGIAVKLQDVSYSYPAANRPALSGISLDVRPGGKVAITGSDGAGSSTVLGIVAGLLPHYGGVVQVGGITLRDVDPATLRDRIGLVLGPGEVFEGSVEENVSLGRAGISTADVMRALEAVGAADDVQALALGLRTPLASGGRGLPSTLRVRLLIARAIVARPRLIVLDEVLATVEPAARHELIQVLTGPNAPWTLFIVSHDPEVFASVETVLVLRDGVTHAAKPWKDLASDIFVRELVPSSRSVA from the coding sequence ATGAGGACCCTTCCGCGCGCTGTGCGCCTGACACAGCACATCGCCCAGCGTCTTGGGCTCGACGATCCCGGTGCCGCCTGGCGCGAGGATCTCCGTCGCCTGCACCTCCCGGAAGAGAGCGCCGCAGACCTCGCCGAGGCCATCGTGGAGAGTGGCCGGCGCTGCGGCGTCGCGTTCCTCCGCCAATCGTACGCGGCGGCGGAGTTCCGCTCCGCGATGCGTGACGTCACCGCGCCGCTGGCCATCGTGGCGCAGCAGCCGACGAGCGGCGTCTGCGGTGCCGTGGTCGATGCCGTCGACGGTGACGTCGCGATTGCCCGGATCCTCACGACCGATGGGATCGGTGAGCAGGAGCGCTTCGGCTGGGATGCCCTGTTCGAGCGGCTTGCCGGCAGCAGCGGCGTTGTCGGCGTGCTGTTCCCCGCCAAGGTGTTGCCGGAAGCGGTGCTGGGCCCCAGCGCCGATGCCGCGGACCGCACGCCGATGGAGCGCCTCTGGGAGCTGCTGGTCCTCGAGAAGGGGAACATCGGCCTGGTCTACGCCTACGCCACGCTGGTCGGCCTGTTCTCGCTCACGCTGCCGCTCGGCGTGCAGGCGATCATCGGGCTCGTGTCGGGCGGCCTGTTCCTGCAGCCGATCGTCATCCTCATCGCCTTCGTCATCCTCGGCACCGCGGCGACCGGCGTGCTGCAAGTGCTGCAGCTGAGCGCGGTCGAGCGCATCCAGCAGCGCATCTTCGCCCGCATCGCGCTGGAGTTCTCGCTGCGCGTGCCGCGCGTGAGTGTGGAGCAGTGGCTCAAGGACGACTTGCCGGAGCGCATGAACCGCTTCTTCGAAGTGGTGACCATCCAGAAGTCGTTGGGCAAGCTGCTCACCGGCGCGACGACGGCGCTGCTGCAGGTGCTCTTCGGCCTGCTGTTGCTCACGTTCTACCACTACTACTTCACGTTCTTCTGGATCGGCATGGTGGTGCTGCTCTGGGGCGTGCTGAAACTGACGTATCCCAAGGGGCTCGAGACGAGCCTCATGGAGAGCAAGTTCAAGTACCGCGCCGTGCACTGGCTCGAGGAGTTGGCGCGCACGGTGGCCTCGTTCAAGGCGGCCGGCCGCGCGACGCCGGCGCTGGCCCGCATGGACGAGCACGTGAGCGGCTACCTCAAGTACCGCCAGAAGCATTTCAAGGTGCTGGTGTGGCAGGCACTCTCGGCCGTGGGCCTCAAGGCGCTCATCACCGGCTCGCTGCTGATCATCGGCAGCGTGCTGGTGATCCAGGGCCAGATCACGCTGGGCCAGTTCGTGGCGGCCGAGTTGGTGGTGGTGACGGTGCTGGCGGGCGTCGAGAAGCTCGTCGACTCGCTCGACGAGGTCTACGACCTGCTCACCGCGGTCTACAAGCTCGGCGGCGTGACGGATCTGCCGCTGGAGCCGGTGGGCGGACTTACCCTGCCGGACGACGGCACGGGCATCGCCGTGAAGCTGCAGGATGTCTCGTACAGCTATCCCGCGGCCAACCGGCCGGCGCTGTCGGGCATCTCGCTCGACGTGCGCCCGGGTGGCAAGGTGGCGATCACCGGCTCGGACGGTGCGGGATCGTCCACGGTCCTCGGCATCGTGGCCGGCTTGCTGCCGCACTACGGCGGCGTCGTGCAGGTCGGTGGCATCACGCTCCGCGATGTCGATCCGGCGACGCTACGCGACCGCATCGGGCTCGTGCTCGGCCCGGGCGAGGTGTTCGAAGGTTCGGTCGAGGAGAACGTGTCGCTGGGGCGTGCGGGCATCAGCACGGCCGATGTGATGCGCGCGCTCGAAGCGGTCGGCGCGGCCGATGACGTCCAGGCCTTGGCGCTGGGGCTGCGCACGCCGTTGGCGAGCGGCGGGCGCGGGCTGCCGTCCACCCTGCGCGTGCGCCTGCTCATTGCGCGCGCCATCGTGGCGCGCCCGCGGCTCATCGTCCTCGACGAGGTGCTCGCGACGGTTGAGCCGGCGGCGCGCCACGAACTCATCCAGGTGCTGACGGGACCGAACGCCCCGTGGACGCTGTTCATCGTGTCGCACGATCCCGAGGTCTTCGCCTCGGTGGAAACGGTGTTGGTGCTTCGCGATGGCGTGACGCATGCGGCCAAGCCCTGGAAGGACCTCGCGAGCGACATCTTCGTGCGCGAGCTCGTGCCCAGCAGCCGGAGCGTCGCCTGA
- a CDS encoding RNA-binding S4 domain-containing protein encodes MHDENAPLRTDPVRLDKWLWAARFFKTRSLAADAVDGGKVYVNGDRAKPAKSVKPGDELRLRLGPYEHIVVVRGTSERRGPAPEAQRLYEETAASREAREKLHWQLTKAAPAMEAAPGRPTKQDRRALERFRGR; translated from the coding sequence ATGCACGACGAGAACGCCCCCCTGCGGACCGACCCGGTCCGGCTCGACAAGTGGCTGTGGGCGGCGCGCTTCTTCAAGACGCGCTCGCTGGCGGCCGACGCGGTGGACGGTGGCAAGGTGTACGTGAACGGCGACCGTGCCAAGCCCGCGAAGTCCGTGAAGCCGGGCGACGAGCTCCGGCTGCGCCTCGGGCCGTACGAACACATCGTCGTCGTGCGGGGCACGTCGGAGCGCCGCGGGCCGGCGCCGGAGGCGCAGCGGCTCTATGAGGAGACCGCCGCATCGCGCGAGGCCCGGGAGAAGCTGCATTGGCAGCTCACGAAGGCGGCCCCCGCGATGGAAGCGGCGCCTGGCCGGCCGACCAAGCAGGACCGCCGCGCGCTCGAGCGTTTCCGCGGCCGCTGA
- the infA gene encoding translation initiation factor IF-1, producing MAKEEAIELEGTVSEVLPSATFRVLLSNGHDVLATMAGKMRRFRIRVLQGDRVTVEVSPYDLSRGRITFRHKN from the coding sequence ATGGCGAAAGAAGAAGCGATCGAACTCGAAGGGACCGTCAGCGAAGTGTTGCCCAGCGCGACCTTTCGCGTCCTGCTGTCGAACGGGCACGACGTGCTCGCGACGATGGCCGGCAAGATGCGGCGGTTCCGCATCCGGGTCCTCCAGGGCGATCGCGTCACGGTCGAGGTCTCACCGTACGATCTGAGCCGCGGCCGCATCACGTTCCGCCACAAGAACTGA
- a CDS encoding thioredoxin family protein, translating into MLSLALLLSLSMASPTVAVRCEPAPAPSADETRDSTLVALYDAGQPWTEFLGAARARRAQWLENAARPLAPADAVARARALPGRWRLLVVAVDSCSDSVNTIPFLAQLVAAVPQLDMRVISPRAGRALMEARRTPDGRAATPTVIVLDESGAEAGCWIERPAALQAIAMAAGAGGGTAAFAAQKASWYASDAGASTVAEVVGLLERAAAGTRGCDLGAGQTRQ; encoded by the coding sequence GTGCTGTCGCTGGCGTTGCTGCTCTCCCTCTCGATGGCGTCCCCCACCGTCGCGGTCCGCTGCGAGCCTGCGCCCGCGCCGTCGGCCGACGAGACCCGGGACTCCACGCTCGTCGCGCTCTACGACGCGGGTCAGCCGTGGACGGAGTTCCTCGGCGCGGCGCGAGCCCGGCGGGCGCAGTGGCTCGAGAATGCCGCGCGTCCGCTGGCGCCGGCCGATGCCGTGGCGCGGGCGCGCGCGCTGCCGGGCCGCTGGCGTCTGCTCGTGGTCGCCGTGGACTCCTGCAGCGACTCCGTCAACACGATCCCGTTCCTCGCGCAGTTGGTGGCGGCCGTCCCGCAACTCGACATGCGCGTGATCTCGCCTCGCGCCGGCCGCGCGCTGATGGAGGCACGGCGCACGCCCGATGGACGAGCCGCGACGCCCACGGTCATCGTCCTCGACGAGTCGGGGGCCGAGGCGGGATGCTGGATCGAACGGCCTGCGGCGTTGCAGGCCATCGCCATGGCCGCTGGCGCCGGGGGCGGCACCGCCGCCTTCGCCGCCCAGAAGGCGAGTTGGTACGCGTCGGATGCCGGTGCGAGCACGGTCGCGGAGGTCGTCGGCCTGCTCGAGCGGGCCGCCGCGGGCACCCGCGGATGTGACCTCGGGGCAGGGCAGACCCGTCAGTAA
- the pnuC gene encoding nicotinamide riboside transporter PnuC — protein MDPLEWVAAGFGVVSVWLSTREHIASWPTALVNTALYFVVLGRAQLYANAGLQVFYFALSLYGWYAWKFGGATHTGVQVTRTPARLGALLVGIAVIATLALGAGLARFTDAASPWLDAGTTAVSLVAQWMLTRKLRENWAVWAVVNVVYIGLYASQGLWPTVLLYIAFFGLALQGWRRWGATLAAREGALA, from the coding sequence ATGGATCCCCTCGAGTGGGTCGCCGCCGGCTTCGGCGTCGTGAGCGTCTGGCTCAGCACCCGCGAGCACATCGCGAGCTGGCCGACGGCCCTGGTCAACACGGCGCTGTACTTCGTGGTCCTGGGGCGGGCCCAGCTCTACGCCAACGCCGGACTGCAGGTGTTCTACTTCGCGCTCTCGCTCTACGGCTGGTACGCGTGGAAGTTCGGCGGCGCCACGCACACCGGCGTGCAGGTGACGCGCACCCCGGCGCGCCTCGGCGCGTTGCTGGTGGGCATCGCCGTGATCGCGACGCTGGCGCTGGGCGCGGGACTCGCACGCTTCACGGATGCGGCCTCGCCGTGGCTCGACGCGGGCACGACGGCCGTGAGTCTCGTGGCGCAGTGGATGCTCACGCGGAAGCTGCGCGAGAACTGGGCCGTGTGGGCGGTGGTGAACGTCGTGTACATCGGCTTGTACGCGTCGCAAGGCTTGTGGCCGACCGTGCTGCTGTACATCGCGTTCTTCGGGCTCGCGCTGCAGGGCTGGCGGCGCTGGGGCGCGACGTTGGCGGCACGCGAGGGGGCGCTGGCCTGA
- a CDS encoding AAA family ATPase translates to MAHGGTQHVTIIGPESSGKTTLAAALAAQFGAPWVPEAARRFVETDPTPLSAATVEPIARLAMALDDAARAADPPLLFHDTDLVSTVVYARHYYGSCPPWIVAEAQRRRAQLYLLCLPDLPWEADGVRDQPHARAELFATFREQLDAMEAAYTVIGGSGPAREAAAAAAVRRRLVTA, encoded by the coding sequence ATGGCACACGGCGGCACGCAACATGTCACGATCATCGGCCCGGAGAGCAGTGGCAAGACGACGCTTGCCGCGGCGCTCGCCGCGCAGTTCGGGGCGCCGTGGGTACCCGAGGCGGCCCGCCGATTCGTCGAGACCGACCCCACGCCGCTCTCCGCCGCGACGGTCGAGCCGATCGCGCGCCTCGCGATGGCGCTCGACGACGCGGCGCGAGCGGCGGATCCGCCGCTGCTCTTCCATGACACCGACCTGGTGAGCACGGTCGTCTACGCGCGGCATTACTACGGGAGTTGTCCGCCGTGGATCGTCGCGGAAGCACAGCGGCGGCGTGCGCAGCTGTACCTGCTCTGCCTGCCGGACCTCCCGTGGGAGGCGGACGGCGTGCGCGACCAGCCGCATGCCCGCGCGGAGTTGTTCGCGACATTCCGCGAACAACTGGACGCGATGGAGGCCGCGTATACGGTGATCGGCGGCAGCGGACCGGCGCGTGAAGCGGCGGCGGCCGCCGCCGTCCGGCGTCGGCTGGTGACGGCCTAG
- a CDS encoding M20/M25/M40 family metallo-hydrolase, producing MRLPSVLLALVVAGCAGAQASSTPAAARDAIPALDSAKLLGDLFRLSHDSMAGRAAMTPENAKARAYLVSEMRRLGLAPVGASFEQPFAMPRRNRPDSVRGVNVVAQVRGTRFPERAIVVSAHFDHVAPRNGNIYNGADDNASGTAALLQLAAHFQRHKPEHTLIFAFFDAEEMGLLGARAFVANPPVPLAQIAANVNMDMVARGDNGTLWAVGTNPHPVMKPIVEALVPASGVTVKMGYDTGTGRDNWTSLSDQGAFHAQGIPFVYFGVEDHADYHEPTDDPEKVNAGWYYNAARTIAAFVTRLDVAVAGWPPR from the coding sequence ATGCGCCTCCCCTCGGTCCTCCTCGCCCTCGTCGTCGCCGGCTGCGCCGGTGCCCAGGCCTCGTCCACGCCGGCTGCCGCGCGCGATGCGATTCCCGCGCTCGATTCGGCCAAGCTGCTCGGCGACCTCTTCCGGCTTTCGCACGACTCGATGGCCGGGCGTGCGGCGATGACGCCGGAGAACGCGAAGGCGCGGGCCTACCTCGTCTCCGAGATGCGTCGGCTCGGGCTCGCGCCGGTGGGCGCGTCGTTCGAGCAGCCCTTCGCGATGCCGCGGCGCAACCGGCCCGATAGCGTGCGGGGCGTGAACGTCGTCGCGCAGGTGCGCGGCACGCGCTTCCCCGAGCGCGCCATCGTCGTGAGCGCGCACTTCGACCACGTCGCGCCGCGCAACGGCAACATCTACAACGGGGCGGACGACAACGCCTCCGGCACCGCCGCGCTGCTGCAACTCGCCGCGCACTTCCAGCGCCACAAGCCGGAGCACACGCTGATCTTCGCGTTCTTCGACGCCGAGGAGATGGGCCTGCTCGGGGCCCGCGCCTTCGTGGCGAACCCGCCCGTGCCGCTCGCGCAGATCGCCGCGAACGTCAACATGGACATGGTCGCCCGCGGCGATAACGGCACGCTCTGGGCGGTCGGGACCAATCCGCATCCGGTGATGAAGCCGATCGTCGAGGCCCTCGTCCCGGCGAGCGGCGTCACGGTGAAGATGGGCTACGACACCGGGACCGGCCGCGACAACTGGACCTCCCTCTCCGACCAGGGTGCGTTCCACGCGCAGGGCATTCCCTTCGTGTACTTCGGCGTCGAAGACCACGCCGACTATCACGAGCCGACGGACGATCCCGAGAAGGTCAATGCCGGCTGGTACTACAACGCCGCCCGCACGATCGCGGCGTTCGTGACGCGTCTCGACGTCGCGGTCGCCGGCTGGCCGCCGCGCTAG
- a CDS encoding YceI family protein, whose protein sequence is MRVPTPRWPLAIAALVLVAAATPMLDSLRLKPESRLWFDGTSTVRDWSCKATQMQATIDGEAAAPAAVLDGRKAVRTVEMVFPVASLDCQDGNRTMNNHMRNALNATQHQTIRFQLTDYTLARAANTTGALQGQLTINGQTRAITVPVQFANAAGALRVTGRYPLAMTQWGVQPPRLMMGTLKVGDTITVNFDLLLQP, encoded by the coding sequence ATGCGCGTCCCGACCCCTCGCTGGCCCCTCGCGATCGCCGCCCTCGTCCTCGTGGCGGCGGCGACGCCCATGCTCGATAGCCTCCGCCTCAAGCCCGAAAGCCGCCTGTGGTTCGACGGGACGTCAACCGTTCGCGACTGGAGCTGCAAGGCGACGCAGATGCAGGCGACCATCGATGGCGAGGCTGCGGCTCCCGCCGCCGTCCTCGACGGGCGCAAGGCGGTGCGCACGGTGGAGATGGTCTTCCCGGTGGCGTCGCTCGATTGCCAGGACGGCAACCGGACGATGAACAACCACATGCGGAACGCGCTGAACGCCACGCAGCACCAGACGATCCGCTTCCAGCTGACGGACTACACCCTCGCCCGCGCGGCGAACACGACGGGTGCACTCCAGGGCCAGTTGACGATCAACGGCCAGACGCGCGCCATCACCGTGCCGGTGCAGTTCGCCAACGCCGCCGGGGCGCTGCGCGTGACCGGCCGCTATCCGCTCGCGATGACGCAGTGGGGCGTGCAACCCCCGCGCCTCATGATGGGCACGCTGAAAGTCGGTGACACCATCACCGTGAACTTCGACCTCTTGCTCCAACCCTGA
- a CDS encoding DUF3108 domain-containing protein, translating into MRVLSCALLLLAPLGAAAQVASTRPPFPVGEALDYSVHVSVGGTVGSGQMRVEGPVVERDVVTWKLVFDMQAGRGPIRAVDRTVSWLEPQRFRITRFEKTERHPLSRSEERVSIEQATGTWRDEVENQQHELGSRAPLDELSFIYFLRTLPLDRDTTFEVSRHFDAARNPTVIRVRGEELVETPVGVFRTRIVEMDVRDPKRFRGVGTIRMNFDTADCRVPVRIVSRMPVLGTTTLLLKGWVSPPRYPGAMPCDT; encoded by the coding sequence GTGAGAGTCCTTTCCTGCGCGTTGTTGCTGCTCGCGCCGCTCGGTGCGGCGGCCCAGGTCGCGTCGACCCGTCCGCCGTTTCCCGTCGGCGAGGCGCTCGACTATAGCGTCCACGTGTCCGTGGGCGGCACGGTCGGCAGCGGGCAGATGCGCGTCGAGGGCCCCGTGGTCGAACGCGATGTCGTGACGTGGAAGCTCGTCTTCGACATGCAGGCCGGGCGCGGGCCGATCCGCGCGGTGGACCGCACCGTCTCGTGGCTGGAGCCGCAGCGCTTCCGCATCACGCGCTTCGAGAAGACCGAGCGGCACCCGCTGAGCCGCAGCGAGGAGCGGGTCTCGATCGAACAGGCCACCGGCACCTGGCGCGACGAGGTCGAGAACCAGCAGCATGAGCTCGGCTCCCGCGCGCCGCTCGACGAACTCTCGTTCATCTACTTCCTGCGCACGCTGCCGCTCGACCGCGATACGACCTTCGAGGTCTCGCGACACTTCGACGCGGCCCGGAATCCGACCGTCATCCGCGTCCGCGGTGAGGAGTTGGTCGAGACGCCCGTGGGGGTCTTCCGGACCCGAATCGTAGAAATGGATGTGCGGGACCCCAAGCGATTCCGCGGGGTAGGGACGATCCGGATGAACTTCGATACTGCGGACTGCCGGGTGCCGGTGCGCATCGTCAGCCGCATGCCCGTGCTCGGCACGACCACGCTACTGCTGAAGGGATGGGTGAGTCCGCCCCGGTACCCTGGCGCGATGCCATGCGACACATAG
- a CDS encoding type II secretion system F family protein: protein MPAFVYTARTATGELKSATIEAANKEDVVNQLKRLRMNVVKVEEQSKTAPKTKGSIAMRDIVIFTRQFSTMINSGLPLVQALDILSKQSENPVLQAVTRQVVFDVESGHTVADALAKHPNAFTELYVNMVAAGEAGGILDTILLRLATFMEKNDALVRKVKGAMIYPGVIMGVAGTAITVLLLFVIPTFQRMFASVGLALPLPTRIVINLSEFLQSYWWALIAGGVIAFRSFKSYYATSNGQLNIDALLLKAPVLGDVIKKSAVSRFTRTLGTLISSGVSILDGLEITAKTAGNRVISDAIMASRASIAGGDTISAPLAKSGVFPPMVISMIAVGEQTGGLDEMLGKIADFYDEEVDAAVGGLLALMEPMMIVFLGVVVGGMVVAMYLPIFDMINAVQ from the coding sequence ATGCCAGCATTCGTCTACACCGCGCGCACCGCCACCGGCGAGCTCAAGTCCGCGACCATCGAGGCCGCGAACAAGGAAGACGTCGTCAACCAGCTCAAGCGGCTGCGCATGAACGTCGTCAAGGTCGAGGAACAGTCCAAGACGGCGCCCAAGACCAAGGGGTCGATCGCGATGCGCGACATCGTGATCTTCACCCGCCAGTTCTCGACCATGATCAACTCGGGCCTGCCGCTCGTGCAGGCCCTCGACATCCTGTCGAAGCAGTCGGAGAACCCCGTGCTGCAGGCGGTCACGCGACAGGTGGTGTTCGACGTCGAGTCGGGTCACACGGTGGCCGACGCGCTGGCCAAGCATCCCAACGCCTTCACCGAGCTCTACGTGAACATGGTGGCGGCGGGAGAGGCGGGCGGTATCCTCGACACCATCCTGCTGCGCCTCGCGACCTTCATGGAAAAGAACGACGCCCTCGTCCGCAAGGTGAAGGGCGCCATGATCTACCCGGGCGTCATCATGGGCGTGGCCGGCACGGCCATCACGGTGCTGTTGCTCTTCGTGATCCCGACCTTCCAACGCATGTTCGCGTCGGTGGGCCTCGCGCTCCCGCTGCCGACCCGCATCGTCATCAACCTCTCGGAGTTCCTGCAGTCGTACTGGTGGGCGCTCATCGCCGGCGGTGTCATCGCGTTCCGCTCGTTCAAGAGCTACTACGCCACCAGCAACGGCCAGCTCAACATCGACGCCCTGCTGCTCAAGGCCCCCGTGCTCGGCGACGTCATCAAGAAGTCGGCGGTGTCGCGGTTCACGCGGACGCTCGGCACGCTCATCAGCTCGGGCGTGAGCATCCTCGACGGCCTCGAGATCACGGCGAAGACGGCCGGCAACCGCGTGATTTCCGACGCCATCATGGCCTCGCGCGCCTCGATCGCCGGCGGTGACACGATCTCCGCCCCGCTGGCCAAGTCGGGCGTGTTCCCGCCCATGGTGATCTCGATGATCGCCGTCGGTGAGCAGACCGGCGGCCTCGACGAGATGCTCGGCAAGATCGCCGACTTCTATGACGAAGAAGTGGATGCCGCCGTCGGCGGCCTCCTCGCCCTCATGGAGCCGATGATGATCGTGTTCCTCGGCGTCGTCGTCGGCGGCATGGTCGTCGCCATGTACCTGCCGATCTTCGACATGATCAACGCCGTGCAGTAG
- a CDS encoding type IV pilus twitching motility protein PilT, whose protein sequence is MTSPTPAAAQQVNLRTLLEEMIERGASDLHITAGARPMMRVDGDIVPSKQEVVLQPKDTLQLAYSVLTENQKKRFEMEDELDFSFGIQNLARFRGNCFKQRGCVSIVLRQIPFSIKTFADLNLPPVIAKLAEKPRGLVLVTGPTGSGKSTTLAAMIDKINRERRGHILTVEDPIEFIHKHQGCIVNQREVGADTKSFGSALKYALREDPDVVLVGEMRDHETIHAGLTIAETGHLAFATLHTNSAAEAINRIIDVFPSHQQAQVRAQLAFVLEGIITQTLLPKRTGKGRVMAAEILVVTPAIRALIRDDKIHQVYSMMQSGKKHGMQTLNDALYSLYQSREVSEEECLRVSGDPNEFLRMIGKSVVEEGPTGAAKAAPVAGTRR, encoded by the coding sequence ATGACCTCCCCCACCCCCGCCGCCGCCCAGCAGGTCAACCTCCGCACCCTGCTCGAAGAAATGATCGAGCGCGGCGCCTCCGACCTGCACATCACTGCCGGCGCCCGGCCGATGATGCGCGTGGACGGCGACATCGTGCCCTCCAAGCAGGAGGTCGTCCTCCAGCCCAAGGACACCCTCCAACTGGCCTACTCGGTGCTCACCGAGAACCAGAAGAAGCGCTTCGAGATGGAGGACGAGCTCGACTTCTCGTTCGGCATCCAGAACCTCGCGCGCTTCCGCGGCAACTGCTTCAAGCAGCGCGGCTGCGTGTCGATCGTGCTCCGACAGATCCCGTTCTCCATCAAGACCTTCGCCGACCTGAACCTGCCGCCGGTGATCGCCAAGCTGGCCGAGAAGCCGCGCGGCCTGGTGCTCGTCACCGGCCCCACCGGCTCGGGTAAGTCCACGACGCTCGCCGCGATGATCGACAAGATCAACCGCGAACGCCGCGGCCACATCCTGACGGTGGAAGACCCGATCGAGTTCATCCACAAGCACCAGGGCTGCATCGTCAACCAGCGCGAGGTCGGCGCCGACACGAAGAGCTTCGGCTCGGCGCTCAAGTACGCGCTGCGTGAGGACCCGGACGTCGTGCTCGTCGGCGAAATGCGCGACCACGAGACCATCCACGCCGGGCTCACCATCGCCGAGACGGGTCACCTGGCCTTCGCCACGCTGCACACCAACTCGGCGGCCGAGGCGATCAACCGCATCATCGACGTCTTCCCCAGCCACCAGCAGGCGCAGGTCCGCGCCCAGCTGGCCTTCGTGCTGGAAGGCATCATCACGCAGACCCTGCTGCCCAAGCGGACGGGCAAGGGCCGCGTGATGGCCGCCGAGATCCTCGTCGTGACGCCGGCCATCCGCGCGCTGATCCGCGACGACAAGATCCACCAGGTGTACTCGATGATGCAGTCGGGCAAGAAGCACGGCATGCAGACGCTGAACGACGCCCTCTACTCGCTGTACCAGTCGCGCGAGGTGTCGGAGGAGGAGTGCCTGCGCGTCTCCGGCGACCCCAACGAGTTCCTGCGCATGATCGGCAAGTCGGTGGTCGAGGAAGGCCCCACGGGTGCGGCCAAGGCCGCGCCCGTGGCGGGAACGCGGCGTTGA